In Apium graveolens cultivar Ventura chromosome 10, ASM990537v1, whole genome shotgun sequence, the following are encoded in one genomic region:
- the LOC141692310 gene encoding E3 ubiquitin-protein ligase SIS3: protein MAIRGVDFKWYDGFFLSMLATSIIIVAINWKRYHYCEYPLHIWIVVDYTTVFVFRLLMFVDNGLASGMGLDFGWQQRYARFCGRVVVLSILSLLLYPFLWAWTIIGTMWFTSARSCLPEEGQKYGFLIWLLFSYCGLICIACMSIGKWITRRQAHLLRAQQGIPISQFGVFVDMIRVPDWAFEAAGQEMRGMGQDTAAYHPGLYLTPTQREAVEALIQELPKFRLKAVPTDCSECPICLEEFHVGNEVRGLPCAHNFHVECIDEWLRLNVKCPRCRCSVFPNLDLSALSNIRAESDHSPAAVVTAAPYVRTQPPSPSYFLRLQGLLRSVRTENAGPANNADLALEAAESGVLPVVVQPNRSPETGQTLAEHSSPLPC from the exons ATGGCTATTAGAGGAGTTGATTTTAAGTG GTATGATGGGTTTTTCTTGTCAATGCTTGCAACTAGTAT AATTATCGTGGCTATTAATTGGAAGCGGTACCATTATTGTGAATATCCATTGCATATATGGATTGTG GTGGACTACACTACTGTGTTTGTTTTTCGGCTCCTGATGTTTGTGGATAATGGCCTTGCCTCAGGAATGGGATT GGATTTTGGTTGGCAGCAGAGATATGCTCGGTTTTGTGGAAGAGTAGTTGTTCTTTCAATCCTATCGCTGCTACTTTATCCCTTCCTCTGGGCATGGACTATAATTGGGACTATGTGGTTCACTAGTGCAAGAAGCTGT TTGCCAGAAGAAGGTCAGAAGTATGGGTTCCTTATTTGGTTGCTTTTTAGCTACTGTGGCCTCATCTGCATTGCATGCATGTCCATTGGGAAG TGGATTACTAGAAGACAAGCTCATTTACTGCGTGCACAACAGGGGATACCTATCTCACAGTTTGGG GTGTTCGTTGACATGATTAGGGTACCAGATTGGGCATTTGAAGCTGCTGGCCAGGAGATGAGAGGCATGGGCCAAGATACTGCTGCATACCACCCAGGACTCTACTTAACGCCAACTCAG AGAGAAGCAGTGGAAGCGCTAATTCAGGAACTTCCAAAGTTCAGGCTTAAGGCTGTTCCAACTGATTGCAGTGAGTGTCCGATCTGTTTGGAAGAGTTCCATGTTGGAAATGAg GTTCGTGGTCTTCCTTGTGCTCATAATTTCCATGTGGAATGCATTGACGAGTGGCTTCGTTTGAATGTGAAATGCCCTAGATGTCGATGTTCCGTCTTCCCTAACCTTGATCTAAGTGCACTATCCAATATTCGTGCTGAGAGTGATCACTCACCTGCCGCGGTTGTGACAGCAGCTCCATATGTCAGAACACAACCTCCTAGCCCGAGCTATTTCCTAAGATTGCAGGGCCTGCTTCGGTCGGTTCGAACAGAAAATGCAGGGCCTGCCAACAATGCAGACTTGGCTTTAGAAGCTGCTGAAAGTGGTGTGTTGCCTGTGGTAGTGCAGCCAAACAGGAGCCCTGAGACTGGGCAAACACTCGCTGAACATTCCTCCCCACTTCCATGCTAA